A section of the Anabaena cylindrica PCC 7122 genome encodes:
- a CDS encoding LON peptidase substrate-binding domain-containing protein — MTSSSKIAVRELPLFPLPEVVLFPTRPLPLHIFEFRYRIMMNTILESDRRFGVLMVDPVKGTIANVGCCAEIIHYQRMPDDRMEMLTLGQQRFRVLEYVREKPYRVGLVEWIEDHPPSKDLRPLATEVEQLLADVVRLSAKLTEKDIELPEDLPDLPTELSYWVASNLYGVAPEQQALLEIQDTVARLEREAEILTSTRNHLAARSVLKDTFNNS; from the coding sequence ATGACATCCTCTTCTAAAATTGCAGTTCGTGAATTACCTCTGTTCCCTTTACCCGAAGTGGTTCTATTCCCAACTAGACCATTACCCCTACATATCTTTGAATTTCGCTACAGAATCATGATGAACACGATTTTGGAGAGCGATCGCAGGTTTGGAGTATTGATGGTCGATCCAGTCAAAGGTACAATTGCCAATGTCGGCTGCTGCGCGGAAATTATTCATTACCAACGAATGCCTGATGACCGCATGGAAATGTTAACTTTGGGGCAGCAACGGTTTCGTGTTTTAGAGTATGTACGTGAAAAGCCCTATCGTGTCGGTTTGGTAGAATGGATTGAAGACCATCCGCCATCTAAGGATTTGCGACCTTTAGCTACTGAAGTAGAACAGCTACTTGCAGATGTTGTTCGTCTTTCAGCCAAGTTAACCGAAAAAGATATCGAATTGCCCGAAGATTTGCCAGATTTACCAACAGAGCTATCTTACTGGGTGGCAAGTAACCTTTATGGTGTAGCTCCAGAACAGCAAGCATTATTAGAAATACAGGACACCGTTGCCCGCTTAGAACGGGAAGCAGAAATTTTGACTTCTACTCGTAATCATCTAGCAGCCCGTTCTGTACTGAAAGACACTTTTAATAATTCGTAA
- a CDS encoding DUF1997 domain-containing protein — protein sequence MATKFTASQSVEIAVPKQPIPIQHYLRQPQRLVNSLADNTRIQQISEEVFRLKMRPLAFMSLSIQPTVDMRVWADSQGTIYLRSLGCEILGFEYVNQRFALNLKGYLSPYQLSGETRLQGKADLEVLVDIPQPFSLTPKPILETTGNGLLKSVLLTIKQRLLHHLLADYRNWVISQTEITKISGDNPELSILNFD from the coding sequence ATGGCAACCAAGTTTACTGCCTCCCAATCGGTCGAAATTGCTGTCCCTAAGCAGCCTATTCCTATTCAGCATTACTTGCGTCAGCCTCAACGTCTTGTCAACAGCTTGGCTGACAATACCAGGATTCAGCAGATTTCCGAGGAAGTATTTCGCTTAAAAATGCGTCCTCTAGCTTTTATGTCATTGAGTATTCAACCTACTGTAGATATGAGAGTTTGGGCTGATTCCCAAGGAACGATTTATTTGCGATCGCTCGGTTGTGAAATCCTGGGTTTTGAGTATGTTAACCAACGCTTTGCACTTAATTTAAAAGGTTATTTATCACCTTACCAGCTAAGTGGTGAGACTCGTCTGCAAGGGAAAGCTGACCTAGAAGTACTAGTGGATATTCCTCAACCATTTTCCCTAACTCCAAAGCCAATTTTAGAGACTACAGGTAATGGATTACTCAAAAGTGTATTGTTGACAATTAAGCAAAGATTATTACACCATCTTTTAGCTGATTATCGTAATTGGGTAATATCACAAACAGAAATAACTAAAATTAGCGGTGATAATCCTGAGCTATCAATCCTGAATTTCGATTAA
- the pheA gene encoding prephenate dehydratase, with protein MNLAMIAHLGPPGTYSEQAAFFYLNWLQKNQGIEANLSPYATIAQSLQAVATGASQLAVVPVENSIEGSVSMTLDQLWQLESLKIQLALILPISHTLISCATSLESVQTVYSHPQALAQCQGWLAQCLPNVNLIPTNSTTDALERIKQDITTATISSSRAAQLYNLPILASGINDYADNSTRFWVVSKAQSDADYQTFSTKKSHTSLAFSVPANRPGALVKALQIFAQLDINLSRIESRPTKRSLGEYLFFIDIEANADIALMQVALAELRNYTEILKIFGSYDVLAISP; from the coding sequence ATGAATTTAGCGATGATCGCACATTTGGGGCCTCCTGGAACTTATTCCGAACAAGCCGCTTTTTTTTATCTTAACTGGCTGCAAAAAAATCAGGGAATTGAAGCCAACTTATCCCCTTATGCTACTATTGCCCAATCGCTACAAGCCGTTGCTACAGGAGCATCTCAATTAGCTGTTGTCCCTGTGGAGAATTCCATTGAAGGTAGTGTGAGTATGACATTAGATCAACTGTGGCAATTGGAAAGTTTAAAAATTCAATTGGCTTTAATTCTGCCTATCTCCCATACTTTAATCTCCTGTGCAACCAGCTTAGAAAGCGTTCAAACTGTTTATTCTCATCCTCAAGCTTTAGCGCAATGTCAAGGATGGTTAGCGCAGTGCCTACCAAATGTGAATTTAATTCCTACTAACTCCACAACTGATGCATTGGAGCGAATCAAACAGGATATCACAACTGCAACAATATCATCTAGTAGAGCAGCACAACTTTACAATCTGCCCATTCTAGCCAGTGGTATTAACGACTACGCAGATAACAGTACCCGCTTTTGGGTGGTAAGTAAGGCTCAAAGCGATGCTGATTACCAGACATTCTCTACCAAAAAAAGTCATACATCCCTAGCTTTCAGCGTACCGGCTAATAGACCAGGCGCTCTAGTTAAAGCTTTGCAGATATTTGCTCAACTAGATATTAATCTCAGTCGAATTGAGTCACGTCCCACAAAACGTTCTTTAGGAGAATACTTATTTTTCATTGATATAGAAGCAAATGCCGATATCGCATTAATGCAAGTTGCTTTGGCTGAATTAAGGAATTATACAGAAATTTTAAAGATTTTTGGCAGTTATGATGTCTTAGCAATTAGCCCTTAA